TCTGCTCGCAGTCGGGGCTGTTTCAGTCGCCGGTGCGCGCGGCACGCTTGAACATTGCGGAATTGGTGGAAGCGGCGAAGAAGACACAAAAGTCAGGCGCAACCGAATTTTGTATCGTTGCCGCGGTGAAATCCCCGGACCAGGGCCTGTTGGATCAGGTTGCGGTGGCGGTGCAAGCCATTGAGCGGGAAGTGGATATTGATATCTCTTGCTCCTTGGGCACGTTAACGCCAGAGCAAGCGCAGCAGCTGGCGGAGATGGGCGTCAAGCGCTATAACCACAATCTGGAAACCGCGCGTAGCTTCTTCCCGCAGGTTGTCACCACGCACTCCTGGGAAGAGCGCAAGAACACCTTGGACTTGGTGCGTTCGGTGGGCATGGAAGTGTGCTCCGGCGGCATCATCGGCATGGGCGAATCATTGGAGCAGCGCGCGGAATTCGCGGTGCAGCTGGCGGAGATTTCTCCGTGTGAGGTCCCGATGAACTTCCTTGACCCACGCCCCGGCACACCTTTTGCCAACCGCCCGCTGGTTCCCATGGGTGATGCCCTGCGCGCGGTGGCGGCTTTCCGTTTGGCCATGCCATCAACCACCCTGCGCTTTGCCGGTGGCCGCGAGCTTTCTTTGGGTGATGACGGCACCGAAAAGGGTTTGTTGTCCGGTATCAACGCAATCATTGCTGGAAACTACCTGACCACTTTGGGCCAGCAGATTGAAAAAGACATTGACATGCTCGGACGCATTGACCTGCCCATCA
This region of Corynebacterium casei LMG S-19264 genomic DNA includes:
- the bioB gene encoding biotin synthase BioB; translation: MTIIDVAREKALGQGHGLNKEELIEVLTSDDSQLEELADIAHQTRLKWCGPAVEVEGIISIKTGGCPEDCHFCSQSGLFQSPVRAARLNIAELVEAAKKTQKSGATEFCIVAAVKSPDQGLLDQVAVAVQAIEREVDIDISCSLGTLTPEQAQQLAEMGVKRYNHNLETARSFFPQVVTTHSWEERKNTLDLVRSVGMEVCSGGIIGMGESLEQRAEFAVQLAEISPCEVPMNFLDPRPGTPFANRPLVPMGDALRAVAAFRLAMPSTTLRFAGGRELSLGDDGTEKGLLSGINAIIAGNYLTTLGQQIEKDIDMLGRIDLPIKAL